The following coding sequences are from one Arthrobacter sp. PvP023 window:
- a CDS encoding nucleotide sugar dehydrogenase: MTPNTKLKTHKSPQARAALPPLLEDSREWPADGTRAAEAAVKAVDPTVLTGDPNGQDLTFTFDVAIVGLGYVGLPTALAINASGRRVLGLDVSENRLSVIRSRQADLLDSDKIRLDKALDDPSFMISTDLSLLARAAAVVVCVPTPVDPYLVPDLGILRAACASVVEFAVPGQLLMLTSTTYVGSTRDLLAVPLAAKGLIPGRDVFVAFSPERINPGVDAFSHEDVPRVVGGVTPACGEAAAVLLQASTKLVHVVPSADVAEMTKLVENTFRAVNIALANEFADICHELGMEVMDVIDAASTKPYGFMPFTPGPGVGGHCIPCDPHYLLWQLRKARVTAPVIEHAMAGIAGRPHQVVEKARRILSDRNHGISGARVIVLGVAYKPDVEDLRESPALEIIAAMVADGAVVAYHDPWCPTAPDGQGGVLESLEDPSAWEADLVVLHTRHSLMDLEWLRDAPAVLDTTYRLAPGSNVTRL, encoded by the coding sequence ATGACACCGAACACCAAGCTAAAAACTCACAAGTCACCGCAGGCCAGGGCAGCGCTTCCACCATTGCTCGAGGATTCCCGTGAGTGGCCTGCAGACGGCACTAGAGCGGCTGAAGCGGCAGTCAAGGCGGTCGATCCAACCGTCCTAACCGGCGACCCGAATGGTCAGGATCTCACTTTCACGTTTGACGTGGCGATTGTCGGGCTTGGATACGTCGGCCTGCCGACTGCCCTTGCCATCAACGCCTCCGGGCGGCGAGTCCTGGGACTGGATGTCTCCGAGAACAGGTTGTCAGTGATCCGTTCCCGCCAGGCAGACCTGCTGGATTCGGACAAGATCCGGCTAGACAAGGCGCTGGACGATCCGTCGTTCATGATCAGCACTGACCTTTCCCTACTCGCTCGTGCGGCGGCAGTTGTGGTTTGTGTTCCCACCCCCGTGGATCCCTACCTGGTGCCGGATCTCGGCATTTTGCGGGCTGCTTGCGCATCAGTTGTCGAATTCGCAGTGCCGGGGCAGCTGCTAATGCTGACCTCAACGACCTACGTCGGTTCCACCCGGGATCTTCTGGCAGTGCCTCTGGCGGCCAAAGGCCTAATTCCAGGTCGGGACGTGTTCGTGGCATTCTCGCCTGAGCGCATCAACCCCGGAGTGGATGCCTTCTCGCACGAGGACGTTCCACGGGTGGTGGGCGGCGTAACCCCAGCTTGTGGTGAGGCCGCGGCAGTGCTGCTCCAGGCAAGCACGAAGCTGGTGCACGTGGTGCCGTCGGCAGATGTGGCCGAGATGACCAAACTGGTTGAAAACACTTTTCGGGCAGTGAACATCGCCCTGGCCAACGAGTTCGCGGATATTTGCCACGAACTGGGCATGGAGGTGATGGACGTGATCGATGCGGCCTCAACGAAGCCCTATGGCTTCATGCCGTTCACCCCAGGGCCGGGCGTTGGAGGCCATTGCATTCCATGTGACCCGCATTACCTGCTCTGGCAGCTTCGGAAAGCCAGGGTCACGGCGCCCGTCATTGAGCATGCTATGGCTGGAATTGCCGGGAGGCCCCACCAGGTTGTGGAAAAGGCCAGGCGCATTTTGTCGGACCGGAACCATGGTATTTCCGGTGCCCGTGTCATAGTTCTGGGCGTGGCCTACAAGCCCGACGTCGAAGACCTTCGCGAATCTCCCGCGCTGGAAATCATCGCTGCAATGGTCGCCGACGGAGCTGTCGTGGCTTATCACGATCCGTGGTGCCCCACCGCTCCAGACGGCCAGGGGGGAGTACTGGAATCCTTGGAGGATCCCTCGGCCTGGGAGGCAGATCTGGTGGTACTCCACACGAGGCATTCCTTAATGGACCTCGAATGGCTGCGCGATGCACCCGCTGTCCTCGACACCACCTATCGTCTAGCCCCCGGCAGCAACGTCACCCGCCTGTGA
- a CDS encoding chitinase, with the protein MACVISFWSWRAGLAAETAKPTWFAGYVDVTVSPEYHFEEGATQGTKDVVLSFLVASPQDSCVASWGALYGIEEARGSLDLDRRISILRSHGGTVSVSFGGARNSELATACQDEAKLRTAYRDIVERYDPAFIDFDLEGADLLDEAGGERRAKAVAALQGDRNASGKRLAVWLTLPASPRGLTDAGIAAVEQMLDGGVQLAGINIMTMNYGASRSSSQGMLEAALSAARASHDQLSIVYQRAGINLSGEQVWKKMGLTPMIGRNDQPGEVFGLDAARGMKDYAVEQGIQRLSMWSLNRDTPCSSGGSEETASFTCSGVDQGTARFSDLLGSGLAGTGG; encoded by the coding sequence TTGGCCTGCGTCATCTCATTTTGGTCGTGGCGCGCCGGCCTGGCGGCAGAGACCGCCAAACCCACGTGGTTTGCCGGTTACGTCGATGTCACAGTGTCGCCGGAATACCATTTCGAAGAGGGAGCCACACAGGGCACCAAGGACGTCGTGCTGTCGTTCCTCGTCGCATCCCCCCAGGATTCTTGCGTAGCCAGCTGGGGCGCACTCTATGGCATCGAGGAGGCACGCGGATCTTTGGACCTGGACCGGCGGATTTCCATTCTGCGGTCGCACGGCGGAACCGTTTCAGTTTCGTTCGGCGGCGCCCGGAACAGTGAGCTGGCCACCGCATGCCAGGACGAAGCGAAACTCCGCACGGCATACCGGGACATCGTAGAGCGCTATGATCCTGCATTCATCGACTTTGACTTGGAGGGCGCCGATCTGCTTGACGAAGCAGGCGGCGAGCGGCGTGCGAAGGCTGTGGCGGCTCTCCAAGGAGACCGCAACGCATCAGGAAAAAGGCTCGCGGTGTGGCTAACCCTCCCGGCTTCGCCCCGTGGGCTGACCGACGCCGGAATCGCCGCCGTCGAGCAGATGCTCGACGGCGGCGTCCAGCTGGCAGGGATCAATATTATGACCATGAATTATGGTGCTAGCCGCAGCAGTTCCCAAGGAATGCTTGAGGCGGCATTGTCAGCCGCCCGGGCCTCTCACGACCAACTAAGCATCGTTTACCAGCGGGCAGGGATCAATCTAAGCGGGGAACAAGTCTGGAAGAAGATGGGCCTCACCCCCATGATCGGCCGCAATGACCAGCCGGGCGAAGTGTTCGGCCTGGATGCTGCCCGGGGCATGAAGGACTACGCGGTGGAGCAAGGCATCCAGCGTCTCTCCATGTGGTCGCTCAACAGGGATACCCCGTGCAGTTCCGGCGGGTCAGAAGAAACCGCCAGCTTCACCTGCAGCGGCGTGGACCAAGGCACAGCCCGCTTCTCCGACCTGCTCGGTTCCGGCCTTGCAGGAACAGGAGGTTGA
- a CDS encoding dTDP-glucose 4,6-dehydratase — protein sequence MKTAITGGAGFIGSHLVEHLLAAGDKVTVLDDLSTGRLENLRTVIGHKDFHFVEGSILDRSAVDKVVAGADRVFHLAAAVGVNLIVEHPLESLRTNIHGTEVVLDSVLESGATLLLASTSEIYGKNTSDSLSEESDRILGSALKSRWTYAAAKGIDEAFAHAYWRQFGLPVAIVRLFNTVGPRQTGRYGMVVPRLVKQALAGEPLTVYGDGHQTRCFSYVGDIVPAITRISEEKSAYGNAYNLGGSYEISILTLAQRIVELLGSESPITLVPYEQAYAEGYEDMRRRVPNNGKARDLVGFDPKTTLDQIIMNVAADQRPLKVPDPRGWKVTMAAN from the coding sequence GTGAAAACAGCAATAACTGGCGGGGCCGGCTTCATCGGGAGCCATCTCGTTGAACATCTTCTCGCAGCCGGAGACAAAGTGACGGTGCTGGATGACCTCTCAACCGGCCGTCTGGAAAATCTTCGGACTGTGATTGGCCACAAGGACTTTCATTTCGTGGAGGGCAGCATACTGGACCGATCGGCGGTGGACAAAGTGGTGGCCGGTGCTGACCGGGTATTCCACCTGGCGGCCGCGGTAGGAGTCAATCTCATCGTGGAGCACCCGCTGGAGAGCCTGCGCACCAACATCCACGGAACAGAAGTGGTACTGGACTCGGTCCTGGAATCCGGCGCCACGCTGCTGCTGGCGTCCACTAGTGAGATCTATGGAAAGAACACTTCGGACAGCCTGTCCGAGGAGTCCGACCGGATCCTCGGGTCGGCTCTCAAATCCCGGTGGACCTACGCCGCGGCGAAGGGCATCGACGAGGCATTCGCGCATGCTTACTGGCGGCAGTTCGGCCTCCCTGTTGCTATTGTCCGGCTATTCAATACTGTTGGTCCCCGGCAGACTGGCCGGTACGGAATGGTGGTACCGCGCCTGGTCAAACAGGCACTGGCCGGCGAACCTTTGACGGTTTACGGTGACGGGCACCAGACGCGCTGCTTCTCCTACGTCGGAGACATCGTCCCTGCCATCACGAGGATCTCGGAGGAGAAGTCGGCCTATGGTAACGCTTACAACCTCGGCGGTAGCTATGAAATCTCCATTCTGACTCTTGCACAGCGGATCGTGGAGCTGCTTGGCAGCGAAAGCCCTATCACCCTTGTGCCCTACGAACAGGCGTATGCGGAGGGTTATGAGGACATGCGGCGCCGAGTGCCGAACAATGGTAAGGCAAGGGATCTCGTGGGCTTCGACCCGAAGACCACCCTCGACCAGATCATCATGAACGTGGCAGCCGACCAGCGGCCGTTGAAAGTACCGGATCCACGCGGGTGGAAAGTAACGATGGCGGCCAACTAG
- a CDS encoding polysaccharide deacetylase family protein, translating into MSKRRGQPEDQGGPLGSGLTSQRKRTTLWAVSGLAVLALLTGSAALVPNGVSQLADAGEPGRAKPVDTSLALTTVTLTFDGGRASQLTAAKILKAHELRGTFFVNSGFMGAKDYMRVEDLHALAADANEIGGHTATLADLTALEPDEARRQVCDDRTKLTDWGFKVTSFSYPFSAKSPESKALVADCGYNSARSLGDLRSPGGCSECAVSETVVPADPFSTRSTAEVGAAWTLADLQRSVTNAEKAGGWLQLVFYDIDDTKAPRSVTPAMFAEFAGWLDSRMHQGTTAVRTVHEVIGGSAKSSVAGPPPPTAPPGVNAIRNPGLETAGKYGLPQCWQVASYGDNAQVLSTLTPGHSGEISRRLDVTGYVSGDAKLLPVLDMGACSPGIIPGHRYSLKAMYQSTAPTQFALYYRNTSGVWSFWTASPWMPANGTYQPAEWTSPPAPADAAGMSFGLNLFSNGQLATDNYEMYDVGTEPAP; encoded by the coding sequence ATGAGCAAAAGGCGAGGACAACCGGAAGACCAAGGCGGTCCGCTCGGTTCCGGCTTGACGAGTCAACGCAAGAGGACAACGCTTTGGGCCGTCTCGGGTCTGGCCGTTCTGGCACTCCTGACGGGCTCCGCCGCATTAGTACCCAATGGTGTCTCGCAACTAGCCGACGCCGGCGAACCGGGGCGCGCCAAACCCGTAGACACCAGCCTCGCGCTCACCACTGTCACGCTGACGTTTGATGGCGGAAGAGCAAGCCAACTGACCGCAGCCAAGATCCTCAAGGCCCACGAGCTACGGGGGACCTTTTTCGTTAACTCGGGCTTTATGGGTGCAAAGGATTACATGAGGGTTGAGGATCTCCACGCTTTGGCAGCCGACGCCAACGAGATTGGCGGCCATACTGCAACCCTGGCTGATCTGACCGCACTGGAACCTGACGAGGCGAGACGCCAGGTCTGCGATGACCGGACCAAGCTCACTGACTGGGGCTTCAAAGTCACCTCCTTCTCCTACCCCTTTTCAGCGAAGTCCCCGGAGTCCAAGGCCCTGGTGGCGGACTGCGGGTACAACAGTGCGCGCAGCCTAGGCGATCTCAGAAGCCCCGGCGGCTGCTCGGAGTGCGCCGTGTCAGAAACAGTTGTACCGGCTGACCCCTTCAGCACGCGCTCCACTGCGGAAGTTGGTGCTGCCTGGACTTTGGCAGACTTGCAGCGGTCCGTCACAAATGCGGAGAAAGCAGGAGGGTGGCTGCAGCTTGTGTTTTACGACATTGATGACACCAAGGCTCCCCGGTCTGTGACGCCAGCTATGTTTGCCGAATTTGCGGGGTGGCTGGACTCACGGATGCACCAGGGAACCACGGCGGTCCGCACGGTCCATGAGGTGATTGGGGGAAGTGCAAAATCCAGCGTCGCCGGTCCTCCTCCGCCCACGGCTCCTCCCGGCGTCAACGCCATTAGGAATCCCGGGTTGGAGACTGCCGGAAAATACGGGCTGCCTCAATGCTGGCAGGTGGCGTCCTACGGTGACAACGCCCAGGTCCTGAGCACGCTAACACCCGGCCATAGCGGCGAGATTTCGCGGCGTCTCGATGTCACAGGCTATGTATCGGGGGATGCCAAGCTCCTGCCGGTTCTGGATATGGGCGCCTGCTCTCCAGGAATAATTCCGGGCCACAGGTATTCCTTGAAGGCGATGTATCAGTCCACCGCCCCGACGCAATTCGCACTTTACTACCGCAACACGAGCGGGGTCTGGAGCTTCTGGACAGCCAGCCCGTGGATGCCTGCCAATGGTACTTACCAGCCGGCCGAGTGGACGTCGCCACCAGCTCCTGCAGATGCGGCCGGTATGAGTTTTGGGTTGAACCTGTTCAGCAACGGCCAGCTGGCCACGGACAACTACGAGATGTACGACGTCGGGACGGAGCCTGCCCCGTAG